One window from the genome of Ktedonobacterales bacterium encodes:
- a CDS encoding histidine kinase: MRTRFAVASLALGSVLLGVAFLLLHLLTPFDDARLAPGLPDWRPDGVVVTPLQESPAGLRPGDVVVAVDGKSLESWAQALLDPGRARPNWRIGQTVTYTVLRAGQQIQVPVTLESYPLGTILLNEWSTVLFALVFLLVAVFVFLRRPDDRAAQVQLLIGASITGATTWSLGLQVSDLVNGLGFWLYAVTTYGVYTLFWVGILHFALVFPEPHPLIVRRPWTILLLYLAPYTLFFAYLASVWPGAASTLDWIGHWDVIESVLPTAYLLLTIAVEIWNYRTLHTTAARQKFRWLIFAGLVCAASTFFLWYLPPLILGQPLLDANGLGLLVLPYPLILPIAILRYRLFDIDIILNRTLVYGILTVIVVGVYILVVSLLGIVWQTSGNALGSLLATGLIAVLFQPLRLRLQRVVNRLMYGERDDPYAVLSRLGRRLEATLAPEAVLPTIVETVAQALKLPYSAIALKQSEGFIPAASYGLPQGEPFILPLLYQTETIGQLQLAPRAPNEPFTTADRRLLADIAHQAGIAAHAVRLTSELQRSRERLVTTREEERRRLRRDLHDGLGPTLASMTLKLDAARNLLAQQPAAVDPLLADLKAQMQTTIVDIRRLVYDLRPPALDELGLVSALREQAIQYYHLNGVQVVIEAPPQLPPLPAAVEVAAYRIVMEALTNVARHAQAHTCSVRLTLSDMLTIEVSDDGLGLPIQPQIGIGLASMRERAAELGGTCAITAGATGGVRVLAQLPLAKE; encoded by the coding sequence ATGCGTACTCGTTTCGCCGTCGCCAGCCTGGCGCTTGGCTCCGTCTTGCTGGGCGTGGCCTTCCTCCTGCTGCACCTGCTCACCCCGTTCGATGACGCGCGGCTGGCCCCAGGGCTGCCGGATTGGCGGCCAGATGGGGTGGTCGTGACTCCGCTTCAGGAATCGCCTGCTGGTCTGCGGCCAGGAGATGTGGTCGTGGCCGTTGATGGCAAAAGCCTGGAATCGTGGGCGCAGGCGCTCCTCGATCCGGGCAGGGCGCGCCCGAACTGGCGGATCGGGCAGACCGTCACCTACACGGTGCTGCGTGCCGGGCAACAGATACAGGTGCCGGTCACATTAGAATCCTACCCCCTGGGGACAATCCTGCTCAACGAGTGGAGTACCGTCCTCTTCGCCCTGGTCTTCCTGCTCGTCGCCGTCTTTGTCTTTCTCCGCCGCCCTGATGACCGCGCCGCGCAGGTGCAGCTCCTCATCGGCGCGAGCATCACGGGCGCGACTACCTGGTCGCTCGGCTTGCAGGTGAGTGATCTGGTCAACGGCCTTGGTTTCTGGCTCTACGCCGTCACCACCTATGGGGTCTATACCCTCTTCTGGGTCGGCATCCTGCACTTCGCGCTGGTCTTTCCCGAACCCCATCCGCTCATCGTCAGACGCCCCTGGACGATCCTGCTCCTCTACCTCGCCCCTTACACCCTCTTCTTTGCCTACCTGGCAAGTGTGTGGCCGGGCGCTGCCAGCACTCTTGATTGGATCGGTCACTGGGATGTCATCGAGAGCGTGCTTCCCACCGCCTATCTGCTCTTGACCATTGCCGTTGAGATTTGGAATTATCGAACATTGCACACCACGGCGGCCCGTCAAAAGTTCCGCTGGCTCATCTTTGCCGGCCTGGTCTGTGCGGCCAGTACCTTCTTTCTCTGGTATCTCCCGCCCTTGATCCTGGGGCAACCGCTGCTCGATGCCAACGGACTGGGACTCCTGGTGTTGCCCTATCCCCTGATATTGCCCATTGCTATTTTACGCTACCGCCTCTTCGATATTGACATCATCCTCAATCGCACGCTGGTGTACGGTATCCTCACGGTGATCGTCGTCGGCGTCTATATCCTGGTGGTCAGCCTCCTGGGCATCGTGTGGCAGACCTCCGGGAATGCCCTTGGCTCGCTGCTGGCGACGGGCCTCATCGCGGTCCTCTTCCAACCGCTGCGCCTGCGCCTCCAGCGCGTCGTCAATCGCCTCATGTATGGTGAGCGCGACGACCCCTATGCCGTCCTCTCGCGCCTGGGCCGACGCCTGGAGGCCACGCTGGCCCCGGAAGCGGTCCTGCCAACCATCGTCGAGACTGTCGCGCAGGCCCTCAAGCTCCCCTACTCGGCTATTGCCCTCAAGCAAAGCGAAGGGTTCATCCCCGCCGCCTCCTATGGGCTGCCCCAGGGCGAGCCGTTCATCCTGCCCCTGCTCTATCAAACGGAAACCATCGGGCAGTTACAACTGGCCCCGCGCGCCCCCAATGAGCCGTTTACCACCGCCGACCGACGATTACTCGCCGATATTGCCCATCAAGCCGGGATCGCCGCCCATGCGGTGCGCCTCACCAGCGAGCTACAACGCTCCCGTGAGCGCCTGGTCACGACCCGCGAAGAAGAACGCCGACGCTTACGACGCGACCTGCACGATGGCCTTGGCCCCACCCTGGCAAGTATGACCCTCAAGCTCGATGCCGCGCGTAACCTGCTCGCGCAGCAGCCAGCAGCCGTTGACCCGCTGCTGGCCGATCTCAAGGCGCAAATGCAGACGACCATTGTTGATATTCGGCGGCTGGTCTATGACCTGCGTCCGCCCGCCCTGGATGAACTCGGCCTCGTGTCGGCGCTGCGCGAGCAGGCCATACAATACTACCATCTGAACGGCGTCCAGGTGGTCATCGAAGCCCCACCCCAGCTTCCCCCGCTCCCGGCTGCGGTGGAAGTAGCGGCCTATCGCATTGTCATGGAGGCGTTGACCAACGTGGCGCGCCACGCCCAGGCGCATACCTGCTCCGTGCGCCTCACCCTCTCCGATATGCTCACCATCGAAGTGAGCGACGATGGCCTGGGTCTGCCGATCCAGCCTCAGATCGGCATCGGCCTCGCCTCGATGCGCGAACGAGCCGCCGAATTGGGCGGGACATGCGCCATCACCGCCGGAGCGACAGGCGGCGTCCGTGTCCTGGCGCAGCTTCCACTAGCAAAGGAGTAA
- a CDS encoding response regulator transcription factor produces the protein MERIRILIADDHPLFRDGVRTLLQSVQETEVVGEASTGEEAIAQAAALQPDVILMDLHMPGLNGIEATRAILHTSPHIGILVLTMFEEDDSVFAAMRAGARGYLLKGADQAEILRAIHAVSHGEAIFSPAIAERLTQYFAALGQASLPQAFPELTDREREVLGLLAQGCSNSEIASRLVLSQKTVRNHVSNIFNKLQVADRAQAIIRAREAGWK, from the coding sequence TTGGAACGCATTCGTATCCTCATCGCTGACGATCACCCCCTCTTCCGAGACGGAGTGCGAACCTTGCTTCAATCGGTCCAGGAAACCGAAGTGGTCGGAGAAGCCTCCACAGGCGAAGAAGCGATTGCTCAAGCAGCAGCACTTCAGCCCGATGTGATTCTCATGGACCTGCACATGCCAGGACTCAATGGCATCGAAGCCACGCGGGCCATACTGCACACCAGCCCGCATATTGGCATCCTGGTCCTGACCATGTTCGAAGAAGATGACTCCGTGTTCGCCGCCATGCGCGCCGGAGCGCGTGGCTATCTCCTCAAGGGAGCCGATCAGGCGGAGATTCTGCGCGCCATTCATGCCGTCAGTCACGGCGAAGCCATCTTCAGCCCTGCCATTGCCGAGCGTCTGACCCAGTACTTCGCGGCATTGGGACAGGCTTCGCTCCCACAAGCCTTTCCAGAACTGACCGACCGAGAACGCGAAGTCCTGGGGCTGCTTGCCCAGGGATGCAGCAACAGCGAAATTGCCAGCCGCCTCGTCCTCAGCCAGAAAACGGTGCGCAACCACGTCTCCAACATCTTCAACAAACTCCAGGTCGCAGACCGGGCGCAGGCCATCATCCGCGCCCGCGAAGCGGGATGGAAGTAG
- a CDS encoding alpha/beta hydrolase: MPVDEQVQRVLEEYATFGAAPLTSLSPEMARRRPSLGDAVKALRERGGETMVPEAVGAVRDETIQGPEGEIGVRVYRPELSGRLPMLVYFHGGGWVLGGLESCDGTCRALANLVSCVVVSVAYRLAPEHRFPAAAQDAYMALQWAAAAAQALGGDAARLAVGGESSGGNLAAVAALMARDGQAHLPIYQALAYPVMNYGFDTPSYAHNAYVRPLTRDEMRWFWRHYLPNTAAGANPYASPLRVEDVSGLPPALVLTAEYDVLRDEGEAYGRRLEEGGVPTVVRRYAGMTHGFLGMAPVVEKARAGVVEMGSWLRVAFRAGEEERALA; encoded by the coding sequence ATGCCTGTTGATGAGCAGGTTCAGCGGGTGCTGGAAGAATATGCGACGTTTGGCGCGGCTCCCCTGACGAGTCTTTCGCCTGAGATGGCGCGGCGGAGGCCGAGCCTTGGCGATGCGGTGAAGGCTTTGCGCGAGCGAGGTGGGGAGACGATGGTCCCGGAGGCGGTCGGGGCTGTGCGTGACGAGACGATTCAGGGGCCAGAGGGCGAGATCGGGGTGCGCGTCTATCGGCCTGAGTTGAGCGGGAGGCTGCCCATGCTGGTCTATTTTCATGGAGGGGGCTGGGTGCTGGGTGGTCTGGAGAGCTGCGATGGGACGTGCCGGGCGCTGGCTAATCTGGTGAGCTGTGTGGTGGTTTCGGTGGCTTATCGGCTGGCGCCGGAGCATCGGTTTCCGGCGGCGGCGCAGGATGCCTACATGGCGCTCCAGTGGGCGGCTGCGGCGGCTCAGGCGTTGGGAGGGGATGCGGCGCGCCTGGCGGTTGGGGGGGAGAGTTCGGGGGGCAATCTGGCTGCGGTGGCTGCGCTGATGGCGCGCGACGGCCAGGCGCATCTGCCGATCTATCAGGCGCTGGCCTATCCGGTGATGAACTACGGGTTTGATACGCCGTCGTATGCACACAACGCTTACGTGAGGCCGCTGACGAGGGATGAGATGCGCTGGTTCTGGAGGCACTATCTGCCGAATACGGCGGCGGGGGCAAATCCTTACGCTTCGCCTTTGCGTGTGGAGGATGTGAGCGGTCTGCCTCCGGCGCTGGTTCTGACGGCTGAGTATGATGTGCTGCGGGATGAGGGGGAGGCGTATGGGCGGCGTTTGGAGGAGGGGGGTGTGCCAACGGTGGTGAGGCGGTATGCTGGAATGACACATGGGTTCCTGGGTATGGCTCCGGTGGTTGAGAAGGCGAGAGCGGGTGTTGTGGAGATGGGGTCGTGGCTGCGGGTGGCTTTTCGGGCTGGGGAGGAGGAGAGGGCGCTGGCATAG
- a CDS encoding methyltransferase domain-containing protein, with product MDDTRFDTEQVFTLNHYYYFFPEDMLPEVIEREVAVIWKLLDLRPGMEVLDLACGNGRITNALARRGCQAAGLDLIPAFLEQASQRAAAENLTASYHLGDMRALPWTNRFDSIINWMSAYGYFADEENRQVLREAYRALKPGGKLLLDLNNRELLLKNFQRASVIQRDGNYLVDKRRYDVSSGRVYTERLILFEGHESHMRFFVREFSYHELAAWLRQVGFQRVSGYDWEGQPFSLQSQRMIVVAEKLTAW from the coding sequence ATGGACGATACTCGCTTCGATACCGAGCAGGTATTCACACTCAACCACTACTATTATTTTTTCCCCGAAGACATGCTTCCAGAGGTCATCGAAAGGGAAGTTGCCGTGATCTGGAAGCTCCTCGATCTTCGACCCGGCATGGAAGTACTCGATCTGGCCTGTGGAAACGGACGGATCACCAACGCGCTAGCCAGACGCGGCTGCCAAGCCGCCGGGCTTGACCTCATCCCTGCCTTCCTCGAACAGGCCAGCCAGCGAGCAGCAGCAGAGAATCTGACCGCCAGCTATCACCTGGGGGATATGCGCGCCCTCCCCTGGACCAACCGCTTTGACTCTATCATCAACTGGATGTCTGCCTATGGCTACTTTGCCGACGAAGAGAACCGCCAGGTACTCCGTGAAGCCTATCGCGCGCTCAAGCCCGGCGGGAAATTGCTCCTGGACTTGAATAACCGGGAACTCCTACTCAAAAACTTCCAACGCGCCTCTGTCATCCAACGCGATGGAAATTATCTGGTAGATAAGCGGCGTTACGATGTCTCCTCTGGCCGGGTGTATACAGAACGCTTGATCCTTTTTGAGGGCCACGAATCCCATATGCGCTTCTTTGTGCGCGAGTTCTCCTATCACGAATTGGCTGCGTGGCTCCGGCAGGTGGGATTCCAGCGCGTCAGTGGCTATGATTGGGAAGGACAGCCCTTCTCGCTGCAAAGCCAGCGGATGATCGTAGTCGCAGAAAAACTAACGGCGTGGTAG
- a CDS encoding TIM-barrel domain-containing protein, giving the protein MSEAQPPDSPEEASRALARPGAAPQPTSIDIGPAVLTGREGRCFTFTASESRARVRLTILAADLARVDLLPEGQQEPPRSWAVAEPEDAWPLVPLEVEEAPDTSLIIRAPDMAIRVSLAPEAFRLAFFNSEGVLLSADAPDALSITRQDPGPTPAIVQRGEWGTRCAKVLTPDEHLFGFGERTGPMNKRGSRFLLWNTDPLGPHDDKTWAMYAAIPFFLSVREQPPLTYGIFLDSPALTEFDLGAAQPDRLTFGVGAGEGALTYYFFAGTGEEALQTILARYTRLTGRMPLPPRWALGNHQCRWSYYPDSWVRKLAREFRARQIPCDALWLDIDYMDGYRDFTWHPQRFPDPQGLIADLHEQGFRVVTILDPGVKQDPTYAVYQEGVRQGYFCALPDGQVFHGPVWPGMAAFPDFSRPDVRRWWGDLHTALLDVGVDGIWNDMNEPSLTSQLAPELNIPWGSTLPPQARHGPETGALPHLAFHNAYGSMMARAAREGLERLRPDERPFVLTRSAYAGVQRYAALWTGDNSSMWEHLRLAIPMCLNIGLSGVGFVGVDVGGFWGSGNAELLTRWTQLGALLPFCRNHSSAHTIHQEPWAFGEPYESINRRYLELRYRLLPYLTTLFYEAATTGAPIMRPLLWHALNDQSAWEIEDEFLLGRDLLAAPVYEPGASTRRLYLPAGEWAYFWSGERFHGPAWVEVRAPLDELPLFVRAGAFLPLGPVMQHTGERASDPLTLALYVPMTDGAGVSTLYEDDGLSNEYRNGAFCLTRSGFAWQVSGRLSITLEPPDGSYRTERHQLQLEVHLPFAASRAQPRIRSVLLNKEALEGWQARPTRNEVIVTLSLDETREARIVEVMLS; this is encoded by the coding sequence ATGTCCGAAGCCCAACCGCCAGACTCGCCAGAAGAAGCGTCCCGCGCGCTGGCTCGCCCTGGCGCTGCCCCTCAGCCCACCTCCATTGACATCGGCCCCGCTGTCCTGACTGGCCGCGAGGGCCGCTGCTTCACCTTTACCGCCAGCGAGAGCCGCGCCCGCGTGCGCCTGACCATCCTGGCGGCTGATCTGGCGCGCGTGGACCTGCTGCCGGAGGGCCAGCAGGAGCCGCCGCGCTCCTGGGCCGTCGCTGAGCCAGAAGACGCCTGGCCGCTGGTTCCGCTGGAGGTCGAAGAAGCGCCAGATACCAGCCTGATCATTCGCGCGCCCGACATGGCGATCAGGGTTTCGCTCGCGCCCGAAGCGTTTCGCCTGGCGTTCTTCAACAGCGAAGGCGTCTTGCTCAGCGCGGATGCGCCCGACGCCCTGAGCATCACGCGGCAAGACCCAGGCCCGACACCCGCTATCGTACAGCGCGGCGAATGGGGAACGCGCTGCGCCAAAGTCCTGACGCCGGACGAGCATCTTTTTGGCTTCGGCGAACGCACCGGCCCAATGAACAAACGCGGCTCGCGCTTCCTGCTCTGGAACACCGATCCGCTGGGGCCGCACGACGATAAAACCTGGGCCATGTATGCCGCGATCCCCTTCTTCCTGAGCGTGCGCGAGCAGCCACCGCTGACCTATGGCATCTTTCTGGATAGCCCCGCCCTGACTGAGTTCGATCTGGGCGCTGCGCAGCCAGACCGCCTGACCTTTGGCGTGGGCGCGGGCGAAGGCGCGCTGACCTACTATTTCTTTGCGGGCACCGGCGAAGAGGCGTTGCAGACGATCCTGGCGCGCTACACCCGGCTCACCGGGCGCATGCCCTTGCCGCCGCGCTGGGCGCTGGGCAATCATCAGTGCCGCTGGAGCTACTATCCTGATAGCTGGGTGCGTAAGCTGGCCCGCGAGTTTCGCGCCCGCCAGATACCCTGCGACGCGCTCTGGCTGGACATTGACTATATGGACGGCTACCGCGACTTCACCTGGCATCCGCAGCGATTCCCCGACCCGCAGGGGCTGATCGCTGACCTCCACGAGCAGGGCTTTCGCGTCGTCACCATCCTTGATCCCGGCGTCAAGCAAGACCCGACGTATGCGGTCTATCAAGAGGGCGTGCGCCAGGGCTATTTCTGCGCGCTGCCGGACGGCCAGGTCTTTCATGGCCCCGTCTGGCCGGGTATGGCGGCTTTCCCTGACTTCAGCCGCCCCGACGTGCGCAGGTGGTGGGGCGATCTGCACACGGCGCTGCTGGACGTGGGGGTGGATGGCATCTGGAACGATATGAACGAGCCGTCGCTGACCAGCCAGCTTGCCCCCGAACTGAATATACCCTGGGGCAGCACGCTGCCCCCGCAGGCGCGGCATGGCCCAGAGACAGGCGCGCTGCCGCATCTGGCTTTCCACAACGCCTATGGCTCGATGATGGCGCGGGCCGCCCGCGAAGGGCTGGAACGGCTGCGGCCTGATGAGCGTCCTTTCGTGCTGACGCGCTCGGCTTACGCGGGCGTGCAGCGTTACGCCGCGCTCTGGACGGGCGATAACTCCAGCATGTGGGAGCATCTGCGGCTGGCGATACCAATGTGCCTCAATATCGGGCTATCGGGCGTGGGGTTCGTGGGCGTGGATGTGGGCGGCTTCTGGGGCAGCGGCAACGCCGAACTGCTGACGCGTTGGACACAGCTTGGCGCGCTGCTGCCGTTCTGCCGCAACCACAGCAGCGCCCACACGATCCACCAGGAACCCTGGGCATTTGGCGAACCCTATGAGAGCATCAACCGCCGCTACCTGGAACTGCGCTATCGGCTGCTGCCCTATCTGACGACGCTCTTTTACGAAGCGGCGACGACTGGCGCGCCGATTATGCGCCCGCTTCTCTGGCACGCGCTCAACGATCAGAGCGCCTGGGAGATCGAGGATGAGTTTCTGCTGGGGCGCGATCTGCTGGCCGCGCCGGTCTATGAGCCAGGAGCCAGCACGCGCCGCCTGTATCTGCCTGCTGGCGAGTGGGCCTATTTCTGGTCGGGCGAGCGTTTTCATGGTCCGGCCTGGGTCGAGGTTCGCGCGCCGCTGGATGAACTGCCCCTGTTCGTGCGCGCCGGAGCCTTCTTGCCGCTGGGGCCGGTGATGCAGCATACAGGCGAGCGCGCCAGCGACCCGTTGACGCTGGCGCTCTACGTGCCAATGACTGATGGCGCGGGGGTATCTACGCTGTACGAGGATGACGGCCTGAGCAACGAGTATCGCAATGGGGCATTCTGCCTGACACGCTCCGGCTTTGCCTGGCAGGTGTCCGGCAGGCTTTCGATTACGCTAGAGCCGCCAGACGGCTCCTACCGGACTGAGCGCCACCAGCTTCAGCTAGAGGTTCATCTGCCCTTTGCGGCCAGCCGAGCACAGCCGCGTATACGGAGTGTGCTGCTGAATAAAGAGGCGCTAGAGGGCTGGCAGGCGCGCCCGACGCGCAATGAGGTGATCGTGACGCTCTCTCTGGACGAGACCAGGGAGGCGCGAATAGTAGAGGTAATGTTAAGCTAG
- a CDS encoding TPM domain-containing protein, translated as MIAHTGRPRIWWPVLGVSALFAALGLLLIAAPTARAASVEVHDDAHVLNTEQVQNEAATLPDPIRIFTTNSFTGSADEFDQQTRDAVSDVNTLVINIDTVQRHIAIFGGKALPLTDSQYNDAVNAFRNAFGEGDYTGATIAAIDSLRDSLQSSSPNSGDNTGNTGTDPTNGDIGSGDPTTGIVPTTGTDFNPFNLLLIPCIGFVIVIGLIAAIVGGSRSRRRGPFDGHPPYGGFGGGSTHHSGFSGGSSFGGGNAGGGASGGFGGGNAGGGASGNF; from the coding sequence ATGATCGCTCATACGGGACGGCCACGCATCTGGTGGCCGGTCCTGGGTGTGTCGGCGCTCTTCGCCGCGCTGGGGCTGCTGCTCATCGCCGCGCCCACAGCGCGTGCCGCCAGCGTCGAAGTTCACGATGACGCGCACGTCTTGAATACTGAGCAAGTGCAAAACGAGGCAGCCACGCTGCCAGATCCTATCCGCATCTTCACCACTAACAGCTTCACTGGCAGTGCTGACGAGTTTGACCAGCAAACGCGAGACGCTGTCAGTGATGTCAACACTCTGGTGATCAACATTGACACCGTCCAGCGACACATCGCCATCTTTGGCGGCAAAGCACTCCCATTGACAGACAGCCAGTATAATGACGCCGTTAACGCCTTCAGAAACGCCTTCGGCGAAGGCGACTATACCGGCGCAACCATCGCCGCCATTGATTCACTGCGCGATAGCTTGCAAAGCTCTTCACCCAATTCAGGAGACAATACCGGAAACACAGGAACCGATCCCACGAACGGGGACATTGGCAGCGGAGACCCAACCACCGGTATTGTTCCCACCACAGGAACCGATTTCAACCCCTTTAATCTGCTCCTCATTCCTTGTATTGGCTTCGTGATCGTCATAGGGCTGATCGCTGCCATTGTCGGCGGTTCACGCTCCCGGCGTCGCGGCCCATTCGACGGCCACCCACCTTATGGCGGCTTCGGGGGTGGCTCCACCCACCACAGCGGCTTTAGTGGGGGCAGTTCTTTCGGTGGTGGCAATGCTGGCGGTGGGGCCAGCGGCGGCTTCGGTGGTGGCAATGCTGGCGGCGGAGCCAGCGGCAATTTCTAA
- a CDS encoding AAA family ATPase, which yields MRKPVVYIVNGLPGTGKTTLAKRLAADAALPVFSRDDLHETLYDALDCRSNGLPPALGSATFALLYHVAGLVLAAGQSLIVEGFFGRPALRTAEFLRLQHRYDFEPFQILCRADGQVLLDRFLARAGTLERHASHQDREWIEQNKERLLQGRLTPLALGGQVVEINTTTPHSFDYAGLLHQIRAALRHS from the coding sequence ATGAGAAAGCCAGTAGTATATATCGTGAACGGCTTGCCCGGAACCGGCAAGACCACCCTGGCAAAACGGCTCGCGGCAGATGCGGCGCTCCCGGTCTTCTCCAGGGATGACCTGCATGAGACCCTCTACGACGCGCTTGATTGTCGCAGCAACGGCCTCCCCCCTGCGCTTGGCTCGGCCACGTTTGCCCTCCTCTACCACGTCGCGGGCCTGGTGTTAGCAGCGGGCCAATCGCTCATTGTCGAGGGATTTTTTGGTCGCCCCGCATTACGAACTGCCGAGTTTCTTCGTCTGCAACACCGGTACGATTTCGAGCCGTTTCAGATTCTGTGCAGGGCAGATGGGCAGGTTCTCCTGGATCGCTTCCTGGCGCGTGCCGGAACGTTAGAACGACATGCCAGCCATCAGGATCGGGAATGGATTGAACAAAACAAAGAGCGGCTCTTACAAGGGCGGCTTACGCCGCTTGCCCTTGGCGGCCAGGTCGTCGAAATCAACACCACCACGCCGCACAGCTTTGATTATGCTGGCCTGCTTCACCAAATCCGCGCCGCCCTCCGTCACTCGTAG
- a CDS encoding NAD-binding protein, with amino-acid sequence MGQTTPAGRRARRSRQLRRHYSVWRLFRANLYDLALLARESSTVLVGFALVALIGTLYFHFFYRPRLDLHLALYQAVKLLLFASEEKLPADLPGQALFFAAPLLGLALLAQGALNFGRLILDKSNRRDAWQVALASTYRRHVIVCGLGHVGLRVVTLLLEAGSDVVVIERDAASEFISRALHLKVPVVIGDAREPATLGQAGLKYARAIVADVNNDLLNIEIALAARAGQPGIKTILRIFSEELDRNLERSFGLNTVFSVPALAAATLAAAAVSHQIDYVLTLDDNADLLGVSHLTIQAGSEFAGPLWKFEEGEGVRVLAYENAAGRAGQPLAAQELKAGDRLVVLGSLDALETLSLKVLSGDQMGALSTGRGGQPGQRLDHVVVCGLGKVGYRVVQRLYGLHPRPQITVIHVDDGEISFSKQIRGLEGVRRIIGDARDIETLQKAAVHQATTIAAVTSDDLVNLQIGLAARRAHPHLHLVLRVFSDTLAEKLGELFHISTTYSTSELAGSTLAAAAILGGVSQAFFVGNRLLASDGYVVRAGARLVGKRVQAIRDEEQALVIALRREGRLMTLPPLEMVVAAEDELTLLGGLDALGRLRGG; translated from the coding sequence ATGGGGCAGACTACTCCGGCGGGCCGCAGGGCAAGGCGCAGCCGCCAACTACGCCGCCACTATTCTGTGTGGCGGTTGTTCCGGGCGAATCTGTATGATCTGGCGCTGCTGGCGCGGGAGTCGTCAACAGTGCTGGTGGGCTTTGCGCTGGTTGCTCTGATCGGGACGTTGTATTTTCACTTTTTCTATCGCCCACGATTGGATTTGCATCTGGCGCTCTATCAGGCGGTGAAGCTGCTGCTCTTTGCGAGCGAGGAGAAGCTGCCCGCCGATCTTCCGGGGCAGGCGCTTTTCTTTGCTGCGCCGCTGCTTGGGTTGGCGCTGCTGGCGCAGGGTGCGCTCAATTTTGGGCGGCTGATTCTGGATAAGAGCAATCGTCGTGACGCCTGGCAGGTTGCGTTGGCTTCGACGTATCGCCGCCATGTGATCGTGTGCGGATTAGGGCATGTTGGCCTGCGGGTGGTGACGCTCTTGCTGGAGGCAGGCTCGGATGTGGTGGTGATCGAGCGCGATGCGGCGAGCGAGTTCATCAGCCGGGCGCTGCACTTGAAAGTTCCGGTGGTGATTGGCGACGCGCGCGAGCCAGCGACGCTGGGCCAGGCGGGGTTGAAGTACGCGCGAGCGATTGTGGCCGATGTGAATAATGATCTGCTCAATATTGAGATTGCGCTGGCGGCGCGTGCGGGGCAGCCAGGCATCAAGACGATTCTGCGCATCTTCAGTGAGGAGCTTGATCGCAATCTGGAGCGGAGCTTTGGCCTGAACACGGTTTTTAGCGTGCCGGCGCTGGCGGCGGCAACGCTGGCGGCGGCGGCGGTGAGCCATCAGATTGATTATGTGTTGACGTTGGATGACAATGCCGACTTGCTTGGTGTGTCGCATTTGACGATTCAGGCTGGCAGCGAGTTTGCGGGGCCGCTGTGGAAGTTCGAGGAGGGCGAGGGGGTGCGGGTGCTGGCGTATGAGAACGCTGCTGGCCGAGCGGGGCAGCCGCTTGCTGCGCAAGAACTGAAGGCAGGGGATCGGCTGGTGGTACTTGGTTCGCTGGATGCGCTGGAGACGCTGAGCCTGAAGGTGTTGAGCGGTGATCAGATGGGGGCGCTTTCGACGGGGCGCGGGGGCCAGCCGGGCCAGCGGCTGGATCATGTGGTTGTGTGTGGGTTGGGCAAGGTGGGTTATCGGGTGGTGCAGCGCCTGTATGGTCTTCACCCACGCCCGCAGATTACGGTGATCCATGTGGATGATGGGGAGATTTCGTTCTCGAAGCAGATCAGGGGTCTTGAGGGGGTGAGACGGATCATCGGGGATGCCCGCGATATAGAGACGCTCCAGAAGGCGGCGGTGCATCAGGCGACGACGATTGCGGCGGTGACTTCGGATGATCTGGTGAATCTTCAGATTGGTCTGGCGGCGCGGCGCGCGCATCCGCACCTGCATCTGGTGCTGCGGGTGTTCAGCGATACGCTGGCGGAGAAGCTGGGCGAACTATTTCATATTTCGACGACGTACAGTACGTCGGAACTGGCTGGCTCGACGCTGGCGGCGGCGGCGATTCTAGGTGGGGTGAGCCAGGCGTTCTTTGTTGGCAATCGGCTGCTTGCCAGTGACGGGTATGTTGTTCGCGCGGGCGCGAGGCTGGTGGGCAAGCGTGTTCAGGCGATTCGGGATGAGGAGCAGGCGCTGGTGATCGCGCTGCGGCGGGAGGGGAGGCTGATGACGCTGCCGCCGCTGGAGATGGTGGTGGCGGCTGAGGATGAGTTGACGCTGCTGGGAGGGCTGGATGCGCTGGGGCGGCTGCGCGGGGGGTGA